AGGTTGTTACTCTCCTTCGATATTTGATATTCTCTTTTTTCATGCTTCGTGGCGCCGAGATTTTCCTTCTTACTTCTTTTTTTTGAGTCGAAGCTCTCGTAAATTCCGGAAAAAAAATGAATGAACGTTCATTCTTTTCTTGACATCCAGGATTTGAACCGGTACAGTAAGCCCGCAGAAAGAGCCCCATCCACACCCCCGAAGGAGGAGGGATGAGCACAACGAATCATAAAAATGGAATAACAGGGGCGATAGGCAATGGGCGAGGGGCAATAGGTTAAAAAGGGTTCCGTGATTTCTCTTTTCCTATAGCCTATAGCCTCGTGCCTATAGCCTGAATTGGTCTATTTTCGAACTAAACACAGGAAGGAAGATTGTTATGGGTAATTCATTAGTCAATACACGGGATCAGCGTTTTGTTCTTTTCGAGCAGTTGGGCATTGAAAAACTGCTGCAATCAGAGGCCTATCAAGACTTCACCAAGGATGACCTGTTGATGGTGCTCAACGAGGCCGAAAAGATGGCGGTCAACGTCATCCTCCCCACCCTGGCTGAAGGAGACCGGGAGGGGTGTACCTTCAAAGACGGCAAGGTTTCCGCACCCAAATGCTTCCACGAACCTTATAAAAAATACACCGAGGCCGGCTGGCTCTGCCCCATGGATTCACCCGATGTCGGGGGTCAGGGCCTGCCCCGGGCGATCGGTTTTGCCGTGGCCGAGCTAATGGGCAGCGCCAACTACGCCTTCTGCATGTATCCGGGTCTGACCCATGGTACCGCCGGTCTCATCCATTCTTACGGCACGGAGGCCCAGCAGGAAAAATACATGTTCAAGCTTTTCTCCGGTGAATGGTCCGGGACCATGTGTCTGACCGAACCGGGGGCCGGCAGCGATGTGGGGGCACTGAAGACCACGGCCAAGCGCCTCCCGGACGGGACTTTCAGCATCACGGGAACCAAATGTTTTATTTCCTCCGGGGACCACGATCTGACGCCGAATATCGTCCATCCGGTCCTGGCCAGGATCGAGGGTGACCCGGCAGGGACCAAAGGGATCTCCATCTTCCTTGTCCCCAAATATCGGGTTAACGATGACGGCTCCCTCGGTGCATTCAACGACGTCAATACCGGAGGGATCGAGCATAAGATGGGCATCAAGGGATCATCCACGGCGGTCTTGAATTTCGGCGAAGATGGAAAATGTATCGGCGAACTTCTGGGCAACGAGCGGGAGGGCATAAAGATCATGTTCCAGATGATGAACGAAGCCCGATTGGGAACGGGCATGCAGGGTCTGGACACCGGGTCGGCGGCCTACGAACATGCCGTTTCCTATGCCCGGGAGCGTATCCAGGGTACGGCCATCTGGGAAGGAAAAAATCCCGAAGCCAGGCCGGTCACTATTATCAACCATCCTGATATCCGGCGTAAACTTCTGTGGATGAAGGCCCATGTTGAAGGCATGCGGGCCATGAATTATTTCGTAGCCTACTGCCTGGACCAATCGAGGGTCGCCGGTACCCAGGAGGAAAAAGAAAAATGGGAAGGCTTCCTGGACCTCATGACCCCGGTCTGCAAGGCCTACTGTTCCGATAAGGGGGTCCTGATCTGCTCCATGGCCATGGATGTCTATGGGGGTTACGGCTACTGCTCCGAGTATCCCATCGAGCAATATCACCGGGACGTCAAGATCGCCACGATTTATGAAGGGACCAACGGCATACAAGCCCTCGACCTGGTGGGTCGGAAACTCGGTCAGCGAAAAGGCATGAATATCATGAATCTTTTTGGCGAGATCCAAAAAAATATCGCTAAAATAAAA
This DNA window, taken from Deltaproteobacteria bacterium, encodes the following:
- a CDS encoding acyl-CoA dehydrogenase gives rise to the protein MGNSLVNTRDQRFVLFEQLGIEKLLQSEAYQDFTKDDLLMVLNEAEKMAVNVILPTLAEGDREGCTFKDGKVSAPKCFHEPYKKYTEAGWLCPMDSPDVGGQGLPRAIGFAVAELMGSANYAFCMYPGLTHGTAGLIHSYGTEAQQEKYMFKLFSGEWSGTMCLTEPGAGSDVGALKTTAKRLPDGTFSITGTKCFISSGDHDLTPNIVHPVLARIEGDPAGTKGISIFLVPKYRVNDDGSLGAFNDVNTGGIEHKMGIKGSSTAVLNFGEDGKCIGELLGNEREGIKIMFQMMNEARLGTGMQGLDTGSAAYEHAVSYARERIQGTAIWEGKNPEARPVTIINHPDIRRKLLWMKAHVEGMRAMNYFVAYCLDQSRVAGTQEEKEKWEGFLDLMTPVCKAYCSDKGVLICSMAMDVYGGYGYCSEYPIEQYHRDVKIATIYEGTNGIQALDLVGRKLGQRKGMNIMNLFGEIQKNIAKIKGHEDLGKYAAILEEASNACIDLVMFFAQSGKAGDYLLPVLNAGPFLEIFGDVIIGHFLIEAAGIASEKLLARYQEKGVDTREKQKELEGEDKESAFYSGKVAAGKFFAANILTGIKARCEGIKMADKTPLEISEAAFAY